A portion of the Paenibacillus hamazuiensis genome contains these proteins:
- a CDS encoding RraA family protein: protein MSHFYFGMNSPLLPEEIIQRAKRLSASLFCDVMGRTGAMDPSIKPVSSGMKVFGTALTVDLRPGDNLFLHQAINLGQEGYVIVADGKGHVANAYLGELMAEAAQKKGLEGIVIDGAARDKEALIQLHFPIFCKGFNPNGPHKDGPGKLHTAISCGGVSVQPGDLVVGDDDGVVIVPRNIVDEVLTLAEKKAEDEEKRKLSIRRGEIEPSWLKTAMAPYGME, encoded by the coding sequence ATGAGCCATTTTTATTTTGGAATGAATTCGCCATTATTGCCTGAGGAGATTATTCAACGAGCCAAGCGGCTTAGCGCATCTCTTTTTTGCGACGTGATGGGGCGAACGGGGGCCATGGATCCTTCTATAAAACCTGTCTCATCCGGAATGAAGGTGTTCGGCACTGCGTTGACGGTGGATTTGAGACCGGGGGATAACCTTTTCCTGCATCAAGCGATTAATTTGGGGCAGGAGGGTTATGTGATCGTCGCAGACGGAAAGGGCCATGTCGCAAACGCTTACCTTGGCGAGCTGATGGCGGAGGCGGCACAGAAAAAGGGTCTGGAGGGAATCGTCATTGACGGAGCCGCACGCGACAAAGAGGCCCTCATCCAGCTCCATTTTCCGATTTTTTGCAAAGGCTTTAATCCGAACGGGCCGCATAAAGACGGTCCCGGCAAGCTGCATACGGCTATTTCCTGCGGTGGGGTTTCCGTGCAGCCCGGGGATTTGGTCGTTGGCGATGATGACGGTGTCGTTATTGTGCCAAGAAATATCGTAGACGAGGTGCTCACCCTGGCCGAGAAAAAAGCGGAAGATGAGGAGAAACGCAAGCTATCCATAAGGCGGGGCGAAATCGAGCCGTCTTGGTTAAAAACAGCGATGGCGCCCTATGGAATGGAATGA
- a CDS encoding MurR/RpiR family transcriptional regulator — protein MENPIIQLKNKISELTETQRKVADYIIKNPVDVAFLTVDQLAGLVGTSTTTIMRLTFSLGYSGYSEFQKGLQEILRNRADPNTRLAANLKDTTGSDLWVRCAENHINNIQSTVEMNSSDSLQNILEMIISAKHIYCTGVRSGLPVAQSLTYGLNRLLGNCDLVHADHFEWTERVHDFDSSVLVIATSFPRYARKVFEFVKAAKENKANVISITDSYSSPLVKFSDAVLPCNVSSVAFHNSIIAPMFIADYIISAVVIHYPEKTKHRLDKLDTILKETNYHLT, from the coding sequence ATGGAAAATCCGATCATCCAATTAAAAAATAAAATTTCCGAGTTAACCGAGACCCAGCGGAAAGTTGCGGACTATATCATCAAAAATCCGGTTGATGTGGCGTTTTTGACGGTCGATCAATTAGCCGGATTGGTCGGAACGAGTACGACTACCATCATGAGGCTGACCTTCAGTTTGGGTTATTCCGGCTATTCCGAATTTCAGAAGGGGCTCCAGGAAATTTTGCGGAACAGAGCCGATCCGAATACCAGATTGGCGGCTAATTTAAAAGATACGACCGGAAGCGATCTATGGGTCCGTTGTGCCGAGAATCACATCAATAACATCCAGTCGACCGTTGAAATGAATTCGAGTGATTCTTTGCAAAACATATTGGAAATGATTATTTCCGCAAAACATATCTATTGTACGGGAGTCAGAAGCGGGCTGCCCGTAGCGCAAAGCTTGACATACGGGCTTAACCGGCTGCTCGGCAACTGCGATTTGGTTCATGCCGATCATTTTGAATGGACGGAAAGAGTGCATGACTTCGATTCATCGGTTTTGGTTATTGCGACCAGCTTTCCGAGGTATGCCAGAAAAGTATTTGAGTTCGTTAAAGCCGCCAAGGAGAACAAAGCGAACGTTATATCCATAACCGACAGCTATTCTTCCCCGTTGGTCAAGTTTTCGGATGCGGTTTTACCGTGCAATGTGAGCAGCGTAGCGTTTCATAATTCGATCATCGCTCCCATGTTTATAGCGGATTACATCATAAGCGCCGTCGTTATTCATTACCCGGAGAAGACAAAACATCGTCTCGATAAGCTGGATACCATTCTCAAGGAAACGAATTATCATTTAACTTGA
- a CDS encoding AraC family transcriptional regulator, translating to MENNSLVQAGTTVFYLTDLNTYVWDETAGLQLSFERTPLPEFLKERQAADLSAMLNAARQYPEQACVYTNELGLSYVAALWNGEESLFAVGPFLTHMPELSKLAGAAHIEQNKQIVLEAFFRGLKLMGNSKIRSIAGVVHRIGEIPQISVQFMDVRQTSSGTTGQKRSLLQEALYQPDPEHADLIDLRYKMEKQMMHAIQKGDMAKLKESFLKSRNLFDFSERYPGRPLRAVKNGLIVLNTIMRISAERGKVPPFYLHHLSEKFAIEIERLESLDMHEKLVERMCLEYCGMVKQYTLAGYSALVQKAAGYLEVHLGQPFELEALARYCSVHPAHLSRQFKKETGRTLTDFMNGLRIREAKLLLRLDRTPIEEIASKLGFEDPAYFARVFKKQEGMTPSQYRNSEDAHLLIQK from the coding sequence ATGGAGAATAATTCATTAGTTCAAGCAGGTACGACTGTGTTTTACTTGACCGATCTGAACACCTACGTTTGGGACGAAACCGCCGGCCTGCAGCTTTCCTTTGAGCGGACTCCGCTGCCGGAGTTTCTCAAGGAGCGGCAGGCCGCCGACTTATCGGCGATGCTGAATGCGGCGCGGCAGTATCCGGAGCAGGCTTGTGTCTATACGAATGAGCTTGGCTTGTCTTACGTTGCCGCGCTGTGGAACGGGGAAGAAAGTTTGTTTGCGGTCGGCCCTTTTCTGACGCATATGCCCGAATTATCCAAGCTTGCCGGCGCAGCGCATATCGAGCAGAACAAGCAGATCGTGCTGGAAGCTTTTTTTCGCGGGCTTAAGCTGATGGGAAATTCCAAAATCCGCAGCATCGCCGGCGTCGTCCACCGGATCGGCGAGATCCCGCAAATTTCAGTGCAATTCATGGATGTGCGTCAAACGTCTTCAGGTACAACCGGGCAAAAAAGGTCCCTTTTGCAGGAGGCCCTCTATCAGCCGGATCCTGAACATGCCGATTTGATCGATCTCAGATACAAAATGGAAAAACAAATGATGCACGCCATCCAGAAGGGGGACATGGCAAAGCTGAAGGAATCGTTTCTGAAGTCGCGGAATTTGTTCGACTTCTCCGAGCGTTATCCGGGAAGGCCGCTGCGGGCCGTCAAAAACGGCCTCATCGTGCTGAACACCATTATGCGGATCTCCGCGGAGCGCGGGAAAGTACCTCCTTTTTACCTGCACCATCTGTCGGAGAAATTCGCCATCGAGATCGAGCGGCTGGAAAGTCTGGACATGCATGAGAAGCTTGTGGAGCGCATGTGCCTGGAGTACTGCGGCATGGTCAAACAGTATACGCTTGCCGGTTATTCGGCGCTTGTCCAAAAGGCGGCCGGTTACCTGGAGGTGCATCTCGGACAGCCTTTCGAGCTCGAAGCTTTGGCCCGCTATTGCTCGGTTCATCCGGCGCATCTCTCCAGGCAGTTCAAAAAAGAAACCGGCCGCACGCTGACCGATTTTATGAACGGCCTGCGAATCCGCGAAGCCAAGCTGCTGCTCCGGCTGGACCGCACTCCGATCGAAGAGATTGCATCGAAGCTGGGCTTCGAGGATCCCGCGTATTTCGCCCGCGTATTCAAGAAACAGGAGGGTATGACGCCTTCGCAATATCGAAATTCGGAGGATGCACATCTTTTAATTCAAAAATAA
- the uidA gene encoding beta-glucuronidase — MLYPVVTETRGVLDLNGIWSFKLDTGKGFEEKWYESKLDDAISMAVPASYNDVGVNADIRSHVGWVWYEREFTVPAMLASQRLVLRFGSVTHVAKVYVNGVLAVEHKGGFTPFEAVINSLVTSGKNRLTVAVNNIVDETTLPVGHYKEVDIEGLGKVVRNNPNFDFFNYAGIHRPVKLYTTPAAYVKDIAVVTDLQDSMGIVRYEIAVEGEGEIKASVLDESGDVAAQFEGFTGQVQIPSARLWEPLNAYLYTLRVELCREGRLIDVYEQPFGIRTVEVKDGRFLINRKPFYFKGFGKHEDFPIHGRGFDEAVNVTDFRLMKWMGANSFRTAHYPYSEELMRLADREGIVVIDEVPAVGVHLNFAATMFGQKARRNTWEHIGTFGHHQDVIRELIARDKNHPCVVMWSIANEPASEEDGAYEYFAPLVKLAKDCDPQQRPVTIVTHGWSTPDTCKVAELVDVLALNRYYGWYSEGGELASARLKLHKELQQWTERCPGKPIMMTEYGADTVAGLHDVDPVMFTEEYQVEYLRANHEIFDRLDCFVGEQVWNFADFNTSQGILRVQGNKKGVFTRERKPKAAAHELRRRWSAIPDFGYKK; from the coding sequence ATGTTATATCCTGTCGTCACTGAAACCCGAGGAGTCCTGGATCTCAACGGAATTTGGTCGTTCAAGCTGGACACCGGAAAAGGCTTTGAAGAAAAGTGGTACGAAAGCAAGCTTGATGATGCCATCTCCATGGCTGTCCCCGCCTCCTATAACGATGTCGGCGTAAATGCGGACATCCGCAGCCACGTCGGGTGGGTATGGTACGAACGCGAATTCACGGTTCCCGCCATGCTGGCCTCCCAGCGGCTGGTGCTGCGTTTTGGCTCGGTCACACATGTCGCAAAGGTTTATGTAAACGGAGTTTTGGCCGTGGAGCATAAAGGCGGCTTCACCCCATTCGAAGCGGTGATCAATAGCTTGGTAACATCGGGGAAAAATCGGCTGACCGTAGCCGTGAACAACATCGTCGACGAAACGACGCTCCCGGTGGGGCACTACAAGGAGGTCGACATTGAGGGATTGGGGAAGGTCGTACGCAACAACCCGAACTTCGACTTTTTTAACTATGCCGGCATCCACCGGCCTGTCAAGCTTTATACGACACCGGCCGCCTACGTCAAGGATATTGCGGTGGTTACGGATTTGCAGGATTCCATGGGCATTGTCCGATATGAAATTGCTGTCGAAGGGGAAGGCGAAATTAAGGCGAGTGTCCTGGACGAATCCGGCGATGTCGCAGCGCAGTTTGAAGGCTTCACAGGGCAGGTTCAGATCCCGTCGGCCCGCCTGTGGGAGCCGCTGAACGCCTACCTGTACACGCTTCGGGTCGAGCTTTGCCGGGAAGGGCGGCTGATTGACGTATACGAACAGCCCTTCGGCATCCGAACGGTGGAAGTGAAGGACGGACGATTCCTCATCAATCGCAAGCCGTTTTACTTCAAGGGCTTCGGCAAGCACGAAGATTTCCCGATCCATGGACGGGGCTTCGACGAAGCGGTTAATGTGACGGACTTCCGGCTGATGAAGTGGATGGGCGCCAACTCGTTTCGCACCGCACATTATCCGTATTCCGAGGAACTGATGAGGCTTGCCGACCGGGAAGGGATCGTCGTCATCGATGAGGTGCCGGCGGTCGGGGTTCACTTGAATTTTGCAGCGACGATGTTCGGGCAAAAGGCGCGACGCAACACCTGGGAGCATATCGGAACCTTCGGCCATCATCAGGATGTGATCCGCGAGCTTATCGCACGGGATAAAAATCACCCCTGCGTCGTCATGTGGTCGATCGCCAACGAGCCCGCCTCCGAAGAGGACGGAGCCTATGAGTATTTCGCACCGCTGGTGAAGTTAGCCAAGGACTGCGACCCGCAGCAGCGGCCTGTCACCATCGTCACCCACGGGTGGTCCACACCGGATACGTGCAAAGTGGCGGAGCTCGTCGATGTGCTTGCGCTGAACCGCTATTACGGCTGGTACAGCGAAGGAGGCGAGCTGGCTTCCGCGAGACTCAAGCTGCACAAGGAACTACAGCAATGGACCGAGCGCTGCCCCGGCAAACCGATCATGATGACGGAATACGGCGCAGATACGGTGGCGGGCTTGCACGATGTCGACCCTGTGATGTTCACGGAGGAATATCAGGTAGAGTACTTACGTGCCAATCATGAAATATTCGACCGATTGGACTGCTTTGTCGGGGAGCAGGTGTGGAATTTCGCCGATTTTAATACAAGCCAAGGGATCCTCCGCGTTCAGGGCAACAAAAAAGGAGTATTTACCCGCGAGAGAAAACCTAAGGCCGCGGCGCACGAGCTTCGCCGGAGATGGTCGGCGATTCCGGATTTCGGTTACAAGAAGTGA